One Haloterrigena salifodinae DNA window includes the following coding sequences:
- a CDS encoding CBS domain-containing protein yields MEVLSDRSKPKVKEYMTRDVATVAPDETVGDVATRIAESDEHSGFPVCERRRVEGFISARDLLLADDDDPIFKVMATDLLVAHPDMKVTDAARVILRSGIQKLPVVDDAGNLVGIISNADVIRSQIERATPEKVGKLVRTLEEIHDTHLEQERRTVALAELTPTQGRVYADELEGRRYELEHGLAEPLVVIDNGGTLLLADGHHRVLAADRLGIDEMDAYVIVVDQTIELGMAKTAEKENLERIDDIEVVDYAHHPLVQTTERLQSNN; encoded by the coding sequence ATGGAGGTCCTGTCGGACCGGAGTAAGCCGAAGGTCAAGGAGTACATGACGCGCGACGTCGCGACGGTCGCTCCCGACGAAACCGTCGGCGACGTCGCCACGCGGATCGCCGAGAGCGACGAGCACAGCGGCTTTCCCGTCTGCGAGCGGCGCCGCGTGGAGGGATTTATCAGCGCCCGCGATCTGTTGCTGGCCGACGATGACGATCCGATATTCAAGGTGATGGCCACCGATCTGCTCGTGGCCCACCCGGATATGAAGGTAACCGACGCCGCCCGCGTCATTCTCCGGTCGGGCATCCAGAAGCTCCCCGTCGTCGACGACGCCGGCAACCTCGTGGGAATCATCTCGAACGCCGACGTCATCCGCAGCCAGATCGAGCGCGCCACGCCCGAGAAAGTGGGGAAACTCGTCCGGACCCTAGAGGAGATCCACGATACCCACCTTGAGCAGGAGCGTCGAACCGTCGCCCTGGCGGAGCTGACGCCCACGCAGGGCCGGGTCTACGCCGACGAACTCGAGGGGCGGCGATACGAACTCGAGCACGGGCTGGCCGAGCCGCTGGTGGTCATCGACAACGGCGGCACGCTGTTGCTGGCCGACGGCCACCACCGCGTGCTCGCGGCCGATCGGCTGGGGATCGACGAGATGGACGCCTACGTTATCGTCGTCGATCAGACGATCGAGCTCGGGATGGCCAAGACCGCGGAGAAGGAGAATCTAGAGCGGATCGACGACATCGAGGTCGTCGACTACGCACACCACCCGCTCGTCCAGACAACCGAGCGGCTGCAGTCCAACAACTGA
- a CDS encoding DHH family phosphoesterase, whose amino-acid sequence MVFRLVLGCGTVGRQVVERFPERDARTGDRLLVVTDNESVAETLRDESLPARRADPTDPSVIANLETPDVIFVAGDRTDRNRLALARARERFPTSSIVAYMGGNATEADRTRFEELADWVVDARQSMVDHILEGAVSPSAGAAIGLRKQLAEIDDQLAVVMHDNPDPDAIASAVALVDIAAEMSVDADACYFGEISHQENRAMVNLLDLDLRNLSSSDSLDDYSAFALVDHSRPGINDQLPEGLHIDIVIDHHPPRGPVPGEFVDLREGAGATSSVLTEYLDRFNLEPRRPTATALLYGIRIDTNDFTREVSPADFNAASVLWPHADTSILEQIEQPTVEGDTLETIARAIKNRIQRNSVAVASVGEITNRDALPQAAEQLLSMEGIETTLVFGFRDEMVFVSARSRAADVDLGETVRDAFDRIGSAGGHADMAGAQLELGILGNVDDADEVESIVSVVEEVITNRFLEAIDAGPGTSVGAYTQTSERLFSVDDESEAPSRNRTSADENGESV is encoded by the coding sequence ATGGTTTTCCGGCTCGTGCTCGGCTGTGGAACGGTCGGCCGACAGGTCGTCGAACGGTTCCCCGAGCGCGACGCACGCACCGGCGATCGTCTGCTCGTTGTCACCGACAACGAGAGCGTCGCCGAAACGCTTCGCGACGAGAGCCTCCCGGCGCGGCGGGCCGACCCGACCGACCCATCCGTGATCGCGAACCTCGAGACGCCGGACGTGATCTTCGTCGCCGGCGACCGGACCGATCGGAACCGGCTCGCGCTCGCCCGGGCCCGGGAGCGGTTTCCGACGAGTTCGATCGTCGCCTACATGGGCGGGAACGCGACCGAAGCGGACCGAACGCGGTTCGAGGAACTCGCGGATTGGGTCGTCGACGCCCGGCAGTCGATGGTCGATCACATCCTCGAGGGGGCCGTGAGTCCGTCGGCCGGCGCCGCGATCGGACTCCGGAAACAGCTGGCGGAAATCGACGATCAGTTAGCGGTAGTGATGCACGACAACCCCGATCCGGACGCGATCGCAAGCGCCGTCGCGCTGGTCGACATCGCCGCGGAGATGAGCGTCGACGCCGACGCCTGCTACTTCGGCGAGATCTCCCACCAGGAGAACCGCGCGATGGTCAACCTGCTCGATCTCGACCTGCGAAATCTCTCGTCGTCTGATTCCCTCGACGACTACTCGGCCTTCGCGCTGGTTGATCACTCCCGACCCGGCATCAACGACCAACTACCCGAGGGGCTCCACATCGACATCGTCATCGACCACCACCCGCCCCGGGGTCCGGTGCCCGGCGAGTTCGTCGATCTGCGCGAGGGAGCCGGAGCGACCAGCTCGGTGCTGACGGAGTATCTCGACCGGTTCAATCTCGAACCGCGGCGGCCGACGGCGACCGCGTTGCTGTACGGGATTCGGATCGACACGAACGACTTCACCCGCGAGGTCTCCCCGGCGGATTTCAACGCCGCCTCGGTGCTGTGGCCCCACGCCGACACGTCGATTCTCGAGCAGATCGAGCAGCCGACGGTCGAAGGCGACACGCTCGAGACGATCGCCCGGGCGATCAAGAACCGCATCCAGCGGAACTCGGTCGCCGTCGCGAGCGTCGGCGAGATTACCAACCGCGACGCCCTCCCCCAGGCGGCCGAGCAGCTGCTGTCGATGGAGGGCATCGAAACGACGCTCGTCTTCGGCTTTCGCGACGAGATGGTCTTCGTCTCCGCGCGCTCGCGAGCGGCCGACGTCGACTTGGGCGAGACGGTCCGGGACGCGTTCGATCGGATCGGCAGCGCCGGCGGCCACGCCGATATGGCCGGCGCCCAGCTCGAGCTCGGCATCCTCGGTAACGTCGACGACGCCGACGAGGTCGAATCGATCGTCAGCGTCGTCGAGGAGGTCATCACGAATCGATTCCTCGAGGCGATCGACGCCGGGCCGGGAACGTCCGTCGGGGCGTACACCCAGACCAGCGAGCGACTGTTCTCGGTCGACGACGAGTCCGAGGCTCCCTCGAGGAACCGAACGTCGGCCGACGAGAATGGAGAGTCGGTCTAG
- a CDS encoding NADH-quinone oxidoreductase subunit N, with amino-acid sequence MAAYQLPQWAALAPALILALTGLVLFLVDSISPRSTDRTLLAGTAAVGALASLAVAVWFTAAGVGTPTIDGGEGVIEIFDGQFVVDQLALYFMIVVTIVTALIVVASYDYLAGHTYQAEYYSLVVLAATGMATVAAANSLVTIFIALELTSLPSYALVAILKDNRGSVEAGLKYFLIGALSSAIFVYGISLVYGATGYLQLNSIAEVIADGGADGFGGLLGLGILMLLGGIAFKTASVPFHFWAPEAYEGAPAPISAFLSSASKAAGFVIAFRVFNVAFPLGEIGSVIGFDWTVAFIVLAIVTMTVGNFAAATQENVKRMLAYSSIGHAGYALIGLAGLSADGGELVMSAALMHLLVYGFMNTGAFLFVALAEHWGVGRTFEDYNGLSSQAPVACAAMAVFLFSLAGFPPLGGFFSKYFLFTGALEAATANTAMLAVAAALVVNSALSLYYYSRLVKALWIEDPPATRDRLSQPTGLYAAIVVAAVMTIVILPGFGPVAEAATGAAEALVN; translated from the coding sequence ATGGCGGCCTACCAACTCCCGCAGTGGGCCGCACTGGCCCCGGCGCTAATCTTGGCGCTGACTGGGCTGGTGTTGTTCCTCGTGGACAGCATCTCACCGCGGTCGACCGATCGAACGCTGCTGGCCGGCACCGCCGCCGTCGGCGCGCTGGCCTCGCTGGCCGTCGCCGTCTGGTTTACCGCCGCTGGCGTCGGCACGCCGACCATTGACGGCGGCGAGGGCGTCATCGAGATCTTCGACGGCCAATTCGTCGTCGATCAGTTGGCGCTGTACTTCATGATCGTCGTCACCATCGTGACGGCGCTGATCGTCGTCGCCAGCTACGACTACCTGGCGGGCCACACCTACCAGGCCGAGTACTACTCGCTGGTCGTCCTCGCGGCGACCGGGATGGCAACCGTCGCGGCCGCCAACAGCCTCGTGACGATCTTCATCGCCCTCGAGCTGACGAGCCTGCCGTCTTACGCCCTCGTGGCGATCTTGAAGGACAACCGCGGCAGCGTCGAGGCCGGGCTGAAGTACTTCCTGATCGGCGCGCTCTCCTCGGCGATCTTCGTTTACGGGATCTCGCTGGTCTACGGCGCGACCGGCTACCTGCAACTGAACAGCATCGCGGAGGTCATCGCCGACGGCGGCGCCGACGGCTTCGGCGGCCTGCTCGGACTGGGCATCCTCATGTTGCTCGGCGGGATAGCGTTCAAGACCGCCAGCGTGCCGTTCCACTTCTGGGCGCCCGAGGCCTACGAGGGCGCGCCCGCGCCGATCAGCGCATTCCTCTCGTCGGCCTCGAAGGCCGCCGGCTTCGTGATCGCGTTCCGCGTGTTCAACGTGGCCTTCCCGCTCGGCGAGATCGGGAGCGTGATCGGCTTCGACTGGACGGTCGCCTTCATCGTGCTCGCGATCGTCACTATGACGGTCGGGAACTTCGCGGCGGCGACCCAGGAGAACGTCAAGCGGATGCTCGCCTACTCGTCGATCGGCCACGCCGGCTACGCCCTGATCGGGCTTGCGGGTCTCTCAGCCGACGGCGGCGAACTCGTCATGAGCGCGGCGCTGATGCACCTGCTGGTCTACGGCTTCATGAACACGGGCGCGTTCCTCTTCGTCGCGCTGGCCGAGCACTGGGGCGTCGGCCGCACCTTCGAGGACTACAACGGCCTCTCGTCGCAGGCGCCGGTCGCCTGCGCCGCGATGGCCGTCTTCCTGTTCAGCCTCGCCGGGTTCCCGCCGCTTGGTGGCTTCTTCAGCAAGTACTTCCTCTTCACCGGCGCCCTCGAGGCAGCGACGGCGAACACGGCGATGCTGGCCGTGGCGGCCGCGCTCGTGGTCAACAGCGCGCTCTCGCTGTACTACTACTCGCGGCTGGTCAAGGCGCTGTGGATCGAGGACCCGCCGGCGACCCGCGACCGACTCAGCCAGCCGACCGGGCTCTACGCGGCGATCGTCGTCGCGGCCGTGATGACGATCGTCATCCTGCCCGGCTTCGGTCCGGTCGCCGAGGCCGCCACCGGCGCCGCGGAGGCCCTCGTCAACTGA
- a CDS encoding complex I subunit 4 family protein, producing MMIEALIAVALIGALVTFVAPNRVAGKLAFAISLVPAALSLWMFTAFDGSGNALLDGSLAFESHLEWIQFGDYSIEWFVGLDGISLPLVVMTTILCSLAILSSWTPIDSRESQFYGLVLFIEANLIGVFSALDFFVWFIFWEAVLIPMYLLIGVWGGPDRKYAAIKFFVYTNVASLLMFGSFIALVFGLGDAVTSFALPDVADAMVNGGGVQSSVFGIDPGTFTALVFIALFLGFAVKVPVVPFHTWLPDAHVQAPTPASVLLAGVLLKMGTYALLRFNFTMFPEQVETFAVPIAAVAVISVIYGAMLALAQTDLKRIVAYSSVSSMGYVILGLIAYTQFGVGGATFQMVSHGLISGLMFMSVGVIYNVTHTRSVEEMSGLADRMPIAVGILVAGAFGYMGLPLMSGFHGEFTIFFGAFQADFAYAPLFTALAMFGIVIVAGYLLFALQRTVFGPYSLETDYDVGRAPLHDVAPMFVLLALIIALGVAPELIFDMITDAVDPILNGGDL from the coding sequence ATGATGATCGAAGCACTGATCGCGGTCGCACTGATCGGCGCGCTCGTCACGTTCGTCGCGCCGAATCGCGTCGCCGGCAAACTGGCCTTCGCCATCAGCCTCGTGCCGGCCGCGCTTAGCCTGTGGATGTTCACCGCCTTCGACGGCAGCGGTAACGCCCTGCTCGACGGCAGCCTCGCCTTCGAGTCCCACCTCGAGTGGATCCAGTTCGGCGACTACTCGATCGAGTGGTTCGTCGGCCTCGACGGCATCAGCCTGCCGCTCGTGGTGATGACGACGATCCTCTGCTCGCTGGCGATCCTGAGCTCGTGGACGCCGATCGACAGCCGCGAGTCCCAGTTCTACGGGCTCGTGCTGTTCATCGAGGCGAACCTGATCGGCGTCTTCTCGGCGCTGGACTTCTTCGTCTGGTTCATCTTCTGGGAGGCCGTCCTCATCCCGATGTACCTGCTGATCGGGGTCTGGGGCGGTCCGGACCGGAAGTACGCCGCGATCAAGTTCTTCGTCTACACGAACGTAGCGTCGCTGCTGATGTTCGGATCGTTCATCGCACTCGTCTTCGGCCTCGGCGACGCCGTGACGAGCTTCGCGCTACCGGACGTCGCCGACGCGATGGTCAACGGCGGCGGCGTCCAGTCGAGCGTCTTCGGCATCGATCCGGGCACGTTCACGGCGCTCGTATTCATCGCGCTGTTCCTCGGCTTCGCCGTGAAGGTTCCGGTGGTTCCGTTCCACACGTGGCTGCCCGACGCCCACGTGCAGGCCCCGACACCCGCCTCCGTGCTGCTCGCGGGCGTGCTCCTGAAGATGGGGACCTACGCCCTGCTGCGGTTCAACTTCACGATGTTCCCGGAGCAGGTCGAGACCTTCGCCGTGCCAATCGCGGCCGTCGCGGTCATCAGCGTCATCTACGGCGCGATGCTGGCGTTGGCTCAGACGGACCTAAAGCGGATCGTCGCTTACTCCTCGGTCTCCTCGATGGGGTACGTGATCCTCGGACTGATCGCCTACACCCAGTTCGGGGTCGGCGGGGCGACGTTCCAGATGGTCTCCCACGGGCTGATCTCCGGACTGATGTTCATGTCGGTCGGCGTCATCTATAACGTCACGCACACCCGCAGCGTCGAGGAGATGTCCGGACTGGCCGACCGGATGCCGATCGCCGTCGGCATCCTCGTCGCCGGCGCCTTCGGCTACATGGGGCTGCCGCTGATGTCGGGCTTCCACGGCGAGTTCACCATCTTCTTCGGCGCCTTCCAGGCCGACTTCGCGTACGCGCCGCTGTTTACGGCGTTGGCGATGTTCGGCATCGTCATCGTCGCCGGCTACCTGCTGTTTGCGCTCCAGCGGACCGTCTTCGGCCCGTACAGCCTCGAGACTGACTACGACGTGGGCCGCGCGCCGCTGCACGACGTTGCGCCGATGTTCGTGTTGCTCGCGCTCATCATCGCCCTCGGCGTAGCCCCCGAACTGATATTCGACATGATAACCGACGCAGTCGATCCGATCCTGAACGGAGGTGACCTGTAA
- the nuoL gene encoding NADH-quinone oxidoreductase subunit L, protein MVGTGAGPFSYAPAIALFPLAAFVISLVFGRQLPKKGAIPGIFATAASLLFSLWMFATVAGGETYHETLYEWSAGAVTTEVGAKEIAFSFGLLIDPLSALMLIIVSLVAFLVHVFSLGYMNDEGETGLPRYYASLGLFTFSMLAFVYADNLLMAFMFFELVGLCSYLLIGFWFRTKSAPSAAKKAFLVTRFGDYFFLIGVVAIASTFGTVAFAGEESFVVAAETAIEDGTTLFGFDAQTWVTITGLLVLGGVIGKSAQFPLHTWLPDAMEGPTTVSALIHAATMVAAGVYLVARMFGYYALSPTALSIIAFVGGFTALFAATMGVVKDDIKQVLAYSTISQYGYMMLGMGVGGYVAGVFHLMNHAFFKALLFLGSGAVIVLMHHEQDMWKMGGLKDKAPITYYTFLAGALALAGIVPFSGFWSKDEVLFDALTVGLEEPVILAAYAMGLLAVFFTGFYTFRMVFLTFHGEPRSETAEDPHGVGWSIKAPLVVLGLLAALVGFVNLAPIAKVAGMDITFLEYWLDGEYGYVEGLTYHHYHEMVAFEEGYIGSETTTMLLSAGLSLGLALAGAFAAHTLYNVPEPKRHTTKLGGAYNVLRHNYYQDEYQVWLAEGLTLPLARAADLFDRSVIDGAVNGVSGASLFGSSWVKRIQTGLVTNYAALIVAGFIALLLGLGLYGGWF, encoded by the coding sequence ATGGTAGGAACTGGTGCAGGCCCATTCAGTTACGCTCCGGCGATCGCACTGTTCCCGCTCGCGGCGTTCGTCATCTCGCTCGTCTTCGGCCGACAGTTGCCGAAGAAGGGCGCGATTCCGGGTATCTTCGCGACGGCAGCCTCGCTGCTGTTCTCGCTGTGGATGTTCGCGACGGTCGCGGGCGGCGAAACGTATCACGAGACGCTCTACGAGTGGTCGGCCGGCGCGGTCACGACCGAGGTCGGCGCCAAGGAGATCGCCTTCTCCTTCGGCCTGCTGATTGATCCGCTGTCGGCGCTGATGTTGATCATCGTCTCGCTGGTCGCCTTCCTCGTCCACGTCTTCAGCCTCGGCTACATGAACGACGAGGGAGAGACCGGGCTGCCGCGGTACTACGCCAGCCTTGGGCTCTTCACCTTCAGCATGCTCGCGTTCGTCTACGCGGACAACCTGCTGATGGCGTTCATGTTCTTCGAACTCGTCGGCCTCTGTTCGTACCTGCTGATCGGGTTCTGGTTCCGGACGAAGTCGGCCCCCTCGGCCGCGAAGAAGGCGTTCCTCGTCACCCGCTTCGGCGACTACTTCTTCCTGATCGGCGTCGTCGCCATCGCGTCGACGTTCGGGACGGTCGCCTTCGCCGGCGAGGAGTCGTTCGTCGTCGCCGCCGAGACGGCCATCGAGGACGGAACGACGCTGTTCGGCTTCGACGCCCAGACGTGGGTGACGATCACCGGGCTGCTCGTGCTCGGCGGGGTCATCGGCAAGTCCGCGCAGTTCCCGCTGCACACCTGGCTGCCCGACGCCATGGAGGGCCCGACGACCGTCTCCGCGCTCATCCACGCGGCGACGATGGTCGCGGCCGGCGTCTACCTGGTCGCCCGGATGTTCGGCTACTACGCGCTGTCCCCGACTGCACTGTCGATCATCGCCTTCGTCGGCGGCTTTACGGCGCTCTTCGCCGCGACGATGGGCGTCGTCAAGGACGACATCAAGCAGGTGCTGGCGTACTCGACGATCAGCCAGTACGGCTATATGATGCTGGGGATGGGCGTCGGCGGCTACGTCGCCGGGGTCTTCCACCTCATGAATCACGCCTTCTTCAAGGCGCTGCTGTTCCTCGGCTCCGGCGCCGTCATCGTCCTCATGCACCACGAACAGGACATGTGGAAGATGGGCGGCCTGAAGGACAAGGCGCCGATCACCTACTACACGTTCCTCGCGGGCGCGCTCGCGCTCGCCGGGATCGTCCCGTTCTCCGGCTTCTGGTCGAAAGACGAGGTGCTGTTCGATGCACTGACCGTCGGCTTAGAGGAGCCCGTCATCCTCGCGGCCTACGCGATGGGACTGCTCGCCGTCTTCTTTACCGGGTTCTACACCTTCCGGATGGTCTTCCTGACCTTCCACGGCGAGCCCCGCTCCGAGACGGCCGAGGACCCACACGGCGTCGGCTGGTCGATCAAGGCGCCGCTGGTCGTCCTCGGACTCCTCGCGGCCCTCGTCGGCTTCGTCAACCTCGCGCCGATCGCCAAGGTCGCAGGGATGGACATCACGTTCCTCGAGTACTGGCTCGACGGCGAGTACGGCTACGTCGAGGGACTGACCTACCACCACTACCACGAGATGGTGGCCTTCGAAGAGGGGTACATCGGCTCCGAGACGACGACAATGCTGCTCAGCGCCGGCCTCTCGCTGGGACTGGCGCTGGCCGGCGCGTTCGCGGCGCACACGCTGTACAACGTCCCCGAACCGAAGCGACACACGACGAAACTCGGCGGCGCCTACAACGTCCTGCGGCACAACTACTACCAGGACGAGTATCAGGTCTGGCTCGCCGAGGGACTCACGCTGCCGCTGGCCCGGGCGGCCGATCTCTTCGACCGCTCCGTTATCGACGGCGCCGTCAACGGCGTCTCGGGCGCCAGCCTGTTCGGCAGTAGCTGGGTGAAACGCATCCAAACCGGACTCGTGACGAACTACGCGGCACTGATCGTGGCCGGGTTCATCGCGTTGCTCCTCGGTCTCGGACTCTACGGAGGGTGGTTCTGA
- the nuoK gene encoding NADH-quinone oxidoreductase subunit NuoK — protein MTVAVEYYVLLSMAVFCIGLMGVLTRRNALLFLMSVELMLNAANINLIAFAFYHGNLTGQVFALFTMALAAAEVAVGLGIILVLYRNFRDVDVTVPTTMRW, from the coding sequence GTGACGGTCGCCGTCGAGTACTACGTCTTGCTGTCGATGGCCGTCTTCTGTATCGGACTCATGGGAGTCCTGACGCGTCGGAACGCACTGCTGTTCCTGATGTCCGTCGAACTCATGCTGAACGCGGCGAACATCAATCTGATCGCGTTCGCGTTCTACCACGGCAATCTCACCGGACAGGTGTTCGCGCTGTTTACCATGGCGCTGGCCGCCGCGGAGGTCGCCGTCGGACTCGGGATCATCCTGGTGCTGTATCGCAACTTCCGTGACGTCGACGTCACGGTTCCAACGACGATGAGGTGGTAA
- a CDS encoding NADH-quinone oxidoreductase subunit J: MTNRPKLRLGKTLVPGLLAVGLFALMALIVLNTPFESMADGGFEVESVTAAIGYALFDLEALQQDAGVVGTESFLAAFLLIAVALDAALDASLVLAKREESGEPVSPLSSTSPDDAGTGARPATDSNGFGGAEPTATDGGRSETAAGDDSNGGDRQ, encoded by the coding sequence ATGACGAACCGGCCGAAGCTCCGACTCGGGAAGACGCTCGTCCCCGGGCTGCTGGCCGTCGGGCTGTTCGCGCTGATGGCGCTGATCGTCCTCAACACGCCGTTCGAGTCGATGGCCGACGGCGGCTTCGAAGTCGAATCGGTCACCGCCGCCATCGGCTACGCGCTGTTCGACCTCGAGGCGCTCCAGCAGGACGCGGGCGTGGTGGGAACCGAATCGTTCCTCGCGGCCTTCCTGCTGATCGCGGTCGCGCTCGACGCGGCGCTGGACGCCTCCCTGGTCCTCGCGAAACGCGAGGAGTCAGGCGAGCCCGTCTCGCCGCTCTCGAGTACGAGCCCCGACGACGCCGGCACCGGCGCCCGTCCGGCAACTGACTCGAACGGGTTCGGCGGCGCGGAGCCGACGGCGACCGACGGCGGCCGATCCGAGACTGCGGCAGGCGACGACTCGAACGGAGGTGACCGTCAGTGA
- a CDS encoding NADH-quinone oxidoreductase subunit J: protein MLETIAFVAFAFVTIASALGVVLLEEPWHAALLLGVALMSIAVHFVMLAAEFVAMMQILVYVGGVLVLITFAVMLTQREETASDSDSEEVVRT, encoded by the coding sequence ATGTTGGAAACGATCGCCTTCGTGGCCTTCGCGTTCGTGACGATCGCCAGCGCGCTGGGCGTGGTCCTCCTCGAGGAGCCCTGGCACGCGGCGTTGTTACTCGGCGTCGCGCTGATGAGCATCGCGGTCCACTTCGTGATGCTCGCCGCCGAGTTCGTCGCGATGATGCAGATCCTCGTCTACGTCGGCGGGGTGCTGGTCCTCATCACGTTCGCCGTGATGCTCACCCAGCGCGAGGAAACGGCGTCTGACTCAGACTCCGAGGAGGTGGTGCGGACATGA
- a CDS encoding NuoI/complex I 23 kDa subunit family protein: MIGILKSMATTMKHALDGSTFTVEYPETAPDVSPRFRGVHKFSQERCIWCRQCENVCPNDTIQIVTNDQRQGEQYNLHIGQCVYCRLCEEVCPVDAILLTQNFEFTADTKHDFVYNKEQLKAVPWYKDIDPLESREPDRGAWIGEGEGEVDYQ, encoded by the coding sequence ATGATCGGAATTCTCAAATCAATGGCCACGACGATGAAGCACGCACTGGACGGGTCGACCTTCACGGTCGAGTATCCCGAGACAGCACCGGACGTCTCCCCGCGGTTCAGGGGCGTCCACAAGTTCAGCCAGGAGCGGTGTATCTGGTGTCGGCAGTGTGAGAACGTCTGCCCGAACGACACGATCCAGATCGTGACGAACGACCAGCGACAGGGCGAACAGTACAACCTTCACATCGGGCAGTGCGTCTACTGCCGACTCTGCGAGGAGGTCTGCCCCGTCGACGCCATCCTGCTGACCCAGAACTTCGAGTTCACAGCGGACACGAAACACGACTTCGTCTACAACAAGGAGCAGCTGAAAGCAGTACCGTGGTACAAGGATATCGACCCGCTCGAGTCACGCGAACCCGACCGGGGCGCGTGGATCGGCGAGGGTGAAGGAGAGGTCGACTACCAGTAA
- a CDS encoding complex I subunit 1/NuoH family protein has translation MVGGYATAPLQNGDTILLPERIGELTGLDGFGVGGELLATFLAAFVIGNLMLAMTGVAGPWAKRKITAAFTDRIAVNRLGPGGIFIILADAVRLLSKELVVPENADRPAYDLAPIVVAGSALLGFAVIPMGSGVHLADPEVGLAYVFAVSGIASLGLVMAGYSSANKYSLIGGLRAVAQNIAYEIPLVVTGMSVVIFAGTLQMSEIVAAQAEPLVSFAGLDIPRWYALVNPFAFVLFLVANFAEVGRNPFDTPEAPTEIVAGYQTEYSSVYFVLIYLGEFLHIFLGGGIIATIFLGGPAGPGPAELGIVWFIVKIWAIFLLTQWLRSAVPRVRIDQLIEIGWKGLLVLSFANLILTAVIVGVLA, from the coding sequence ATGGTGGGAGGATACGCGACGGCGCCGCTCCAGAACGGCGACACGATCTTGCTCCCCGAGCGGATCGGGGAGCTAACGGGGCTTGACGGCTTCGGCGTCGGGGGCGAACTGCTCGCGACGTTTCTCGCCGCGTTCGTCATCGGGAACCTGATGCTGGCGATGACCGGCGTCGCCGGTCCGTGGGCGAAGCGAAAGATTACCGCCGCCTTTACCGACCGGATCGCAGTCAACCGGCTCGGACCGGGCGGGATCTTCATCATCCTCGCCGACGCCGTTCGCCTCCTGTCGAAGGAGTTGGTCGTTCCCGAGAACGCCGACCGACCGGCCTACGACCTCGCGCCGATCGTCGTCGCGGGCTCGGCCCTGCTCGGCTTCGCCGTGATCCCGATGGGAAGCGGCGTCCACCTCGCCGATCCCGAGGTCGGGCTGGCGTACGTCTTCGCCGTCTCGGGGATCGCGAGCCTCGGACTGGTGATGGCCGGCTACTCCTCGGCGAACAAGTACTCGCTGATCGGCGGCCTCCGTGCGGTGGCACAGAACATCGCCTACGAGATCCCGCTGGTCGTCACCGGGATGTCGGTCGTGATCTTCGCCGGCACCCTCCAGATGAGCGAGATCGTCGCGGCCCAGGCCGAGCCGCTGGTTTCGTTCGCCGGCCTGGACATCCCGCGGTGGTACGCGCTGGTCAACCCGTTCGCGTTCGTCCTCTTCCTGGTCGCGAACTTCGCGGAAGTCGGCCGTAACCCGTTCGACACGCCGGAAGCGCCGACCGAGATCGTCGCCGGATACCAGACCGAGTACTCCTCGGTCTACTTCGTGCTGATCTACCTCGGGGAGTTCCTCCACATCTTCCTCGGGGGCGGGATCATCGCGACGATCTTCCTCGGCGGTCCGGCCGGACCCGGGCCGGCGGAACTCGGCATCGTCTGGTTCATCGTCAAGATCTGGGCGATATTCCTCCTGACCCAGTGGCTCCGCTCGGCGGTGCCCCGGGTCCGGATCGACCAACTGATCGAGATCGGCTGGAAGGGACTGCTCGTCCTTTCCTTTGCGAACCTCATCCTCACCGCAGTGATCGTGGGGGTCCTAGCATGA